In Candidatus Atribacteria bacterium ADurb.Bin276, the following proteins share a genomic window:
- a CDS encoding putative redox-active protein (C_GCAxxG_C_C), with the protein MVNMKSLSEIAVSKFLDGYNCAQSVFYSFCEMLKQDKNVALKISSGFGAGMGRKGEICGAVTGGIMVIGSKFGRGEKDDQSFSETTYRKTIELMDSFTRKYETCLCRQLLNGCDLTTEEGRKQFKEKDFRNKICRGYVKSVVEIVEDLLNQP; encoded by the coding sequence ATGGTTAATATGAAAAGTCTTAGCGAAATTGCCGTTTCTAAGTTTCTTGATGGATACAATTGTGCTCAATCGGTGTTTTATTCATTTTGTGAGATGTTGAAACAGGATAAGAATGTTGCTTTAAAAATAAGTAGTGGATTTGGAGCTGGTATGGGACGTAAAGGAGAAATATGTGGTGCTGTAACCGGTGGAATAATGGTCATAGGATCTAAATTTGGACGAGGGGAAAAAGATGATCAAAGCTTTTCTGAAACAACCTATCGAAAGACTATTGAGTTAATGGATAGTTTTACTCGTAAATATGAAACCTGTCTCTGTCGTCAACTACTCAACGGATGCGATCTGACTACCGAAGAAGGTCGGAAACAATTTAAAGAAAAAGATTTTAGAAATAAAATCTGCCGAGGATATGTCAAAAGTGTCGTGGAAATAGTTGAAGACCTTTTGAACCAACCTTAA